Genomic DNA from Macadamia integrifolia cultivar HAES 741 chromosome 6, SCU_Mint_v3, whole genome shotgun sequence:
TGACCTAGTTTGGTCAAAATATTCACATTAAGCTGTCTGGTTTGCAACAGAAAgatttctttgttttcattgaaagcagtccAACCCTGCCCTCACATTGgtacaagaaaaagaagaaaaaacttgtAATACTTGAACAGTTCGTCCTGTTTAAAACAGTCCACCCATTTTACCTGGTTTAGACAGGAACACTCAGGCTTACATTCTAATTTATTCATctgaaaagtgaaaacaaaaAAGCATCACACCAAGTTCTCTTCATATTCTTAGGTTGTCCTTATATTTTGTACTCTCATCGAAGaaagaaaattggaaaaaagaaTTTCATATCTAAGTTCACTGCACTCTGCACATGATCCAGATCCAACAGCTAGGCTTGTGCGGGTTAATGGAGATTTGAGGATCAGCATGTCAAAATATAACTCTGTGGATCTTCCAATCCACTAACAGGATCGGACCTGATCCAAAGTGGATTCTCTGATCCTTTTAGCAGATTGGTGATCCCTTATGGACTGGGCTGGGATTAATTGGAACCAATCAAAACCCCTTTAACCTTTGATGTCAACTGCAGTATGAGGCAACAGAATAACTGTCCTGGGCCTAGTGTGGTCCAGAAAGTATGATATAAATACTAAATCAGTGGTATAAATATCTTGTAGTGCATATTACATATACTTCTCTAATTACTACTTAGCTCATTAATGTATATAATATTATGTTCAATctattatatatgtatatggcTAGGCCTGGATTGAGTTTTACTTAGCTTGGCCCTAATTTCTGTGGGCCTGGAATTATCATGCTGATCCAGCATGGGCCTCTAGGCACCAGATCCTGCGTGAAGGGTTGGGCATGTTAGGTGGTGCATGGGGCACATGTTGCCACTCCGTTGTCTTTTACTTGTTTAAACATTCtaactttttatttcatttttctatcatTCAAATGATTGTTAGAGTTTCCATTATTATTCGACCTTCTGTTAGTTCTTACGGACTTCAATTTTACTGTTGAACTGCTTTGGCTTGTAAGATACATGACTTCATTATTCTTCGTTCATTTCTTTACGTTTTTGCACCCCAATACTCATGTAATGATATGAATTGTAAATAAAGAATGTTGTATGGTTCTTTGTGTGACATACCTTTTCCTTGAGCTTGGTTCGGCGTTTGTTATGAACATGTATAATAATATTATGGCTTCAGGTACCCATTGAAAGCAGTCAAAGTAATGCACACAGTGGCATTGAGGACTGAATCAAGTCTGCCGAACAGCACTATTGCTCCTATTCATTCTACTGCCTTCAAGGTACAGGTAGAAACATGAATTGCCTTGTGCGTCATTTTCCTTCAATATGGTGTAGAATGAGGGTTTCAGTGGTTAGTTTTATGGTAACTGAAATTTATCATTCTGGGTGATGGATAATGAACTTGAAACCAGGACTACTGCCAATCAACTAGCTCTAGTGGTCcttgttactttttattttaaaactctCCTTGGTAAAACATCCTTTCTTGACGACCTTTATGAATGTTCTATCAGTGCAATATGATTATTATGTTTGCTTTCCATGCAACCACAATGGCAAACCCATGGTACTCTTTTTTGACGTTCTTCTTTTGAATGTGTTCTATCAGAGCCATATGAGTGGCATGTTTGCTTTTCATGCAACCACAATGGCAAATACCCTTGGCACTTCCATCATTGTCTTCACAAGAACCGGATCGATGGCTGCACTTCTAAGCCATTACCGGCCATCTGCAGCAATCTTTGCCTTCACAAATGTGTAAGTTATTTTTTCTCTCAGAAACAGTATCTTCGAGTTCCATTTTTCTATGTTGAgtggaatttgaattttttatttactaaaTGCTATGAACACAGAAGATATGTATTTGGTTTTTTTAAAAGACAGGGTTTCAATACAGGATCCCATAGGATGTGCTAAATCTCTTTGTTAATGTTGTCAAAATTACACTTGTAAAGTATTCCAATGTTGGCTTGGTAGAGTTTtagacaactttttttttttcaaattatatatatatatatatttttttttttttttaaagtacatGAACAGTATGATCACTAGTGCATAATACCAAAAGACTggaactttgaaaaaaaaaaaaaaaattgctttgcATTAAACCCGAGCTGATGGACACCCAATGTGGAACCAGTTAGAAAACTGCACTTGCCATCTTAGATTTGACTATTATGAACTACTAGAAGAAATGATATTGCAATTTAAAAGTCAATGTTCCTTTCTTTTGTtggtttgtttttggtttttgggtttttttttcacccttctTGGTCGTATCATTCCTAAGGTTGTTTAGAGAGCATCCTTCCGTACTTCTTGCATGAAGTGATTTTGCAGAGTTACTGTTCTTATGTTCTCCTATCATCCTCAAACTTGAACTTCCTGTTGGGCAGTGATCGGGTTAAGCAACGACTGGCACTCTATCATGGTGTGATACCAATATATATGCAGTTCTCAGATGATGCAGAGGAGACCTTCTCTCGAGCACTAAATATTTTGCTGGTATTAGTTATTTCTTGATTTACCACTGAAATTTTACTTAGATATTGGCCGTATGGTTAATATTTGcttaaaattttccatttacCAGGGTAAAGATCTGTTGGAGGAGGGAGAACATGTCACCATTGTCCAAAGCGGATTGCAACCAATATGGCGTCAAGAATCTACACATCATATTCAAGTTCGTGAGGTCAAAGGCTGACCTATGTGCGTAGGAAGAGCCTGTTGTTTTCAATCAAGATTAATTCTTGATTATTTATTAGTTCACTTAAGCATATATGCTAAATTACACGTTACCGACATCAAAATACTTCATGTTGTCACCAATtaggaagaaaaacagaaaatcatGAATTTGACAAACCAGAAAATTTTTGGGCTGTTATGCAATTCTTTTTCTAAAATAGGAATGGAATGTTTGATTGAAGTTCTTGGTGTTCCAAAGGATCCCATGAAATTTCTGAAGGAAACAGAAGCAATCTTGAAATGACTGAACGGTTTCACTTGCTTGTCCATCTTTACATTCGGGGTACAACACTAAAATACACAGTAGAAAGGAATCACATGTACATTTAGGGTTCTTAATtgttaaaataatttttcttcatCTGGTTGAACATGTATGTCTTTTAATGTTGTGAAACAAGAGACTAGCAAATTAGGCCAGGGCGCATTATTCTCTCGTTAAGATTCATTTGAAGTTCTAGAAAATCTTACGATGAAATATTAACgaattttgcttcttttttcttctttgggtgGAAGAATGTGTTTAAGAGTTAGGTTGCCTTTGGAATGCATTCCTGGTTGATAATGCACTCCAAGAAATCATAGCAAATGCAGCCTTAATTTTAAAAAGTCATGTACGATTCCGATTCCGATTCCAAATGCTTTCAGAGTATAGTTGTGTACTGTGATTCAGAGTTGAGATCTTCAAAGGGATGGGGAGCCTAAGATCAACAAAATGTTGAGGTTGAGAGGATGAGACAACAATTATACATCAAATAACTAGTGGGTCTAGAAGTTTAAGATCATGGGTGGAAGATAATGGCTGTGTTTGCTGGTATGATTTTTTGGAATGCATTCCCGACCTAGAATATAGGAAAGACTAACATAGCATGTAATTAATAGAGAAAGTTTCTCTTTACCCACGATGAAGAGATCCCCTTTCAATCGATGGTCATAATCTATTGTATGCGGTCTCAAAATTGCCCTCGAGTGTCCGAAGAGTTCCATCCACTGAAGCAGGGGGAGGGCTGCATTATGTGGAAAGATAATTATGTggctattaatacattcttggCTTCTTTCTCAATTGCCACTCAGTACTTCACATATGTGCATCCAAGAATGTTGTGCTCATTCGGATCAAAACTGCCACTGAAGCCCATAGACACTTTCAAAGAATCAGATTAAGCTTTGACTGAGGATGCAGGAAAAGATAATCATCAAAGTAGAGAGCCCCTCCTCCAGAGTCCAGAGGAAAATAATGTTTGAGATATGCTCTAACTAGTGTAAATTCGTCTTGACGCTATAAATAATGGAATACGCGAGCTTATTCAATTAGGGAAAGAACAGAGATAGTAAATATAGTAACGGTAACAAAGAGACTCAATAGGGAAGGAACCGATTCGACGGAGCGTACAAGTGGTTTAGTTTAGCTCTTCTTGGGGACCGCTATCCTTGTTTTGCACTTGTGAAAGCTAGTCTGAGTTGAAAGCTAGGTGAAGCAGCACCCTGCTTCTTAATCTGCAACCAAGCATGCACTTGGCATTACCAAATAAGACATACTTGAAAACTTATCAGGAAAACATAAGTTAGAGCTTCAAAGAAAAGATTAGacttttattaaaatttaacaTTAATTGAGCAATTCAAGTGGAACAGAAATGAGATACAAAAGACCCAAGTCTCTCTAACTTACAAAATTCCCTACAACATTATTGTCAATTCTATGCCTATAATAGAATCAACAAATAAGAGCCAGTGGGATTAAGGACAGGACCTTGATCAATATCTCCCACCTCTTAAACCCCTCTTTGGTCAGTCTAGCTCTTAGTCTTTACATTGCATTTCAGGGACAGTAGGATAGGAGAAAAGGGTGTAACTtgtacgagagagagagagagagagagagagagagagagagtgtgtggtGGGGTTTTCAGTCTTACACTATACAGTATTCTTCTTTCCCAATTGAGTGTGACTGTAACAACCCCCCACCTCCCTTCCTGTTTTATTTATGTGTTACAAGTATATGTTATAGAAGCAACAATACACTCTAAGCTAGACACTGAAGTTGTCATTCTCGTCATTgtcctcatcttcttcatcttcattgtcCATGTCTTGACCCTTTCCCTCCAACTTGATAGACTTGTACCACTTGGAACATATCATATAAAGCACAAAATCAACAGTAGTCAAAACTGCTAAGAGGAAGTAAAACCTGTCTAGATGACCCCTATTAAGGTTCCCAGGGATCCATCCTGGCATATTGTCTTTCTTAGAGATCTTCACAACAATGGACACAAGCAAACTGCTCACATAGTTCCCCAGTGAAATGGAACACATGCAAAGAGCACTCCCAAAGCTCTTCAATCCATCTGGTGTCTGGTCGTTGAAGAACTCCAATTGACCCACATACATAAACACCTCAGAAGCTCCTATGAATGCATATTGAGGTATCTGCCACAAGATGCTCATAGAACTTGAACCTTCACAATTCAGACATTCACCTTGAGCATATTTTAGCCTATAGCACTCCACAATTCCTGCTGAGATCATTGCCATTATTGCTATAATCAATCCAACTCCCATTCTCTGAAGCTCAGTAAGGCCTTTACCACCTGTCTTTCGTAGTTTTCCAACAAAAGGATCGAGAATTCGCCTGTAAATGAAAATGAAAGCTGCCACACTAAGAATGTCAAAGCTAGACATGCTTGCAGGAGGAATACGAAAGCCTGCAAAGGAAGTATTCATAGCTGCTCCCTGTTCTACAAAAAGGGAAGCCATTTGGGTGAAGACCACTGAGTAGATTATGGTGCATAGCCAAATTGGGAGAAGTCTCAATATGCATTTCACTTCTTCTACTTGTGTAACTGTGCAGAGACGCCAAGGGCTGTGAAGACCCTCCTTGTCCTGTAGGGAGATGTCCTTTGAAGTGATATATGCTGCTTTGTCCAAGAACCTGTATACATTGCACAAGAGAGAGGAGTTAGAATTTGCTTTAACTTAATCTGGATCATTTTGGCCAATCTAAACAGTGAAAAACCAAGCACGAATCGTTGGGTTGGTCGGTCGGGTCAAGAATTGTGACAACCAAATCACAGATACTAGGTGCCTTCCAGACATTTCAAAAGGTTCTATGGTGCTTTCCTACAGTCAGTAGAATCCTAGTGATGGCaggaccacaaagtggtggtccatcAATTTGGAGATATTCACTAGTGAACAAGTATGGGGATTGCATTAAGTGATTAATCTTGTAAAGAtactatattttattcattagatGAGATTGGTGTTGGATATTGCCCTTCTCCTATGAAAGGAACCTATCTGTGGATGTGCTTCATTTTCTCAATAAACACTGAATACCAAATTAGACCTATCTAGAGAAACTCAGGCAAGGAAATGTAAATGAAGTTATAGCTCTTAAACTTACTTGAATCCCTGAGTGTGGAGCATCTTTCTACCTCCCTTGATGGCACAATCCTTTCCGTCCACTTCATATAGATCTTCCTTACCTACTGGCATCTCAACCCTCCATTTCTTGACCGCGGCGACAGCCACTTGGGAAAATCTGGAGAGAGGGTTGCCACTTGGCGTGAAGTGCCTGTACCTTGGGGTCCCAGCTAGAAATAGGACCAATGCTACAAATGCAGAGCCACTagatacccaaaaccctagtgCCCACATCCCTTCATCTTCAAAATACCCCAAAATGGTATTTGAAAAGAGGGAGCCAAGGTTCAAAGCCAAATAGAAGTAACTAAAGAAGGCCACCTTTGAGTGTGATTCCCTGCTGTCCCCTTCATCAAACTGATCTGACCCAAATGTGGCTATGTTAGGTTGGTACCCTCCATTGCCTAGGGCAACCATGTATATAGATAGGTAAAAGAAGGCTATATAGTATGGTGAGTGAGGCCCACAAGAGGTTTGTCCATCCCCACAGCCACTAGGTTTAACCAAGAAAAGGTATGATGATAGTGATAATAGTACCAGACCCTGTCATAAAAGCACAAAAAGAAGAGTAATTAGGATATAAGACAATGACAAGCTTAGAAAAGCTAATCATCATGCAAAGGATTTCTTATTGGAGGAATGGTTATTTGGATCATAATTCACTGCACCATCAATGTGAGCCAAGACCTAAACCATTCCTTAAGCTATGTATTGGGTGAAGAGACTCTCTCCACTATTGGTGGAGTGAAACTTAGTCCATTCATTAATTGTCAAAAAGAAGAGGGCTGTTAATTAATGAGGGATTACTTACAATCACAAAGATGACCTGAAAAATGGCACAGGTCTTGTATCTTCCCCAGTAGGAGTCACTGAGGAATGCACCGACGAGTGAGAAGATGTAGACGGTTCCAGTCCATTTGCTAACATTATTAGCAGCTTCAGCATTGTCTTGCCCTATGACTCTTGTAAGGAACAAAACCAGGTTCACtccaactccaaagaatgcaaGTGTGGCCAGCCCTTGATTCACTGTTTCATGCATCATTACCACCAAAAATTAATACCCAACTTTAGATAAgcttgattttttaaaaaaataaattgatgtGCTTAAGTGAGGATTATAGACTTAATTTCTCCTTCTTGAGTGATTTCCTAAGCTAAACATTCTCCTACTAATTATTCTAGTTGAAGGATGGATCTTAAGTTGATCAGGTTTCATCACCTAAAAGGTTTGAAGGACAAACATTCTCTGCTGAGAAGCTGAAATCAAGCCCAAAAAGCTGAACCCAACACCCATGCAGATTTGGCAACAAACCAAAGCCTTATATTAGGGTTATGTTTAAATTAATCAGAATAAAATTTGCAtccaagttaagcatttcaataatataaatatatatatatatatatatatatacaggaTTACCTCTGAGATTCTTTCCTCCACCTCTGTTGGTTTTCATAACAGATTTATCTTGGTGTTACACATTGCAACATAGCCCATATGTAAGGTATAGAGAGTACTAATTATTACAAAATTAATTCCAAATATTCATGtagttaatttaattaaatacgTGTTTAGCAGTTTAACATGAGTGTCCTGATCTAGCCTGTACAAACTTGATAAACTCTCTTCCATcaccaacaaaaacaaaaaatgacccaaaatttttcataaataaaacaCTAGAAACTGTTACTAGTTGGGCTTCAAAATCCTTGAAATTAGGGTTTGTGATTTGGGTGCCACTTTGTTTTGATATATTAGGGTAcctctagagagagaaagagcccCTTTTATGACTAttggggaagaagagagagagagagggggggtcTACTATTACTATGTTAATCCTTTTATGTTTTGAACAGATATGATAGAGAAACCCTATTTGTTAACTATTAATTTGATGACCACAGTGTCCTTAACAAAAGTTAATAAGATTTAAGCCTTTAAGATTTTGTTGGTGACCCTTCTCCAGCCTAAAGGGAAGGAGGCCTCACACCCATCCTCCAGAATAGGTTGTTATACGTCTTCCCTTAAACAGTATTTCCCTATCGATTTGATTCATAACAAAAGTGTGCACATGCATGCCTATGGCGGCTTATACCTAAACCAGAATGAACGGTTAGAAATTCATCTTATGGGTTCAACTTTTGGGTGATATGCCTCATTCCAAACCCTTATTCCACATATGGATCATGTGTAACGTTCTTGTCACTTAGCATGGTAATATTAGCTCGATCACCTCTACTACAACTGACATCTATCAGTAAATCCACACCGCCCATTTCCATGTTTAGTGGAAGATGATGCTTTGAAACTACAAAAatgttgtggtggtggtggtgatatGAATGGTGATTGGTCTACTAACCCATAtcaacttccaaaaaaaaaaaaaaatcccaatagtAGTTCTAAGGAAAGACACAAATCTTATACATTATACacgtgctctctctctctcttccatttcaTGTTTTATAAAGTAGACCAAAACCTCTCACCTGATCTTGTGTGTCGTGAAGCTGGTTATATAATATAGTcaagcaaaagagagagagagagagagagagagagagagagagagagagagagagagaacactaAAGCTCTCCACCACTAAAAAGAGATGACCCACACATGCATGAACGAGCTAGGTTACGGATCAGCTCCCCACATGGTAACCGCCCTAAGCCATCTTCCTCGCTCCATCCCCTCACTGACGCCGAATCAGAGGTGTGTCAATGGGGGATGGAGTGTGGGAGAAGGGCTGGGAAGGTACCGATCCAGATTCCGTAAACGAGTCTGAATTTTCTTTCTACGTGATAATCTTTTCACATGAGATCTCATTATTCATGGGGTTTAGTCATGTCAAAAGAAAGTCTGAGCATGGATTAAGAGAAGTTTCTACATCAAAGGTGGGACCCCATATCCACCTAGGTAGCTGATCAGACTATGCATGAACCTCATAAACTAAGCTAGAATTATCATTTTATACATCTAAAGGAAATATGGCTAGAATCCTTGACAAGATTTATGTTGGAAAATAAATAGTTATATaagatgagaaggaaaaaagggttctaaataattataataaggAAGCTTTAACATTTTTCTTATGGCTACCACTTTCCATAGTTTTGGAGATTACCAAGTAACAGAATTCCGGCACCCCATCGTCCACTTCGTTGACGGATTGCCGGGCGACCGCGTAGATCGATGGTACCATCAATGgtgaattcttcttcttcttc
This window encodes:
- the LOC122081566 gene encoding protein NRT1/ PTR FAMILY 7.3-like; amino-acid sequence: MACFEVCKKIREMGGEKEGKKIKEEEEEFTIDGTIDLRGRPAIRQRSGRWGAGILLLVNQGLATLAFFGVGVNLVLFLTRVIGQDNAEAANNVSKWTGTVYIFSLVGAFLSDSYWGRYKTCAIFQVIFVIGLVLLSLSSYLFLVKPSGCGDGQTSCGPHSPYYIAFFYLSIYMVALGNGGYQPNIATFGSDQFDEGDSRESHSKVAFFSYFYLALNLGSLFSNTILGYFEDEGMWALGFWVSSGSAFVALVLFLAGTPRYRHFTPSGNPLSRFSQVAVAAVKKWRVEMPVGKEDLYEVDGKDCAIKGGRKMLHTQGFKFLDKAAYITSKDISLQDKEGLHSPWRLCTVTQVEEVKCILRLLPIWLCTIIYSVVFTQMASLFVEQGAAMNTSFAGFRIPPASMSSFDILSVAAFIFIYRRILDPFVGKLRKTGGKGLTELQRMGVGLIIAIMAMISAGIVECYRLKYAQGECLNCEGSSSMSILWQIPQYAFIGASEVFMYVGQLEFFNDQTPDGLKSFGSALCMCSISLGNYVSSLLVSIVVKISKKDNMPGWIPGNLNRGHLDRFYFLLAVLTTVDFVLYMICSKWYKSIKLEGKGQDMDNEDEEDEDNDENDNFSV